The window AAGGTGACATACATGATGAAATGAAACTAGTAAATTGATCGAAGAGATTTCCCTTCTCCTCTTTGGTATCAGTTTTATTGGAATCACCACTTTCATCGGTTGGAAAATCACCCAATTTAATAACTTGATCGTAGTAATCTGATACGGCATTACCAATAATTACTTGATATTGGCCATTTTGATGATTTATTCCCATAACACCAGGAATCTGTTTGACCTTTTCATCATCAACTTTACTTTCGTCCTTTAATCTAAATCTTAAACGTGTTACACAGTGAGTTAAATAATTAATGTTGGCTTCTCCACCAACTGTGTCATAGATCTGCTTGGCAGAATCCTTTATACTCATGATCACATCTCCTATATTTTTCAGGCAAATTCTTAATATAAGCGCTTTCTTTTATGCAATAAAAAAAGACCCAATCCGTTTTCCTTGTAGAAAACTAATTAGGTCATGCTCGTATTTACGATAACACCCTTTTATAATTTAAAAATTCTAAAGATTCTTTACTAATCTACTAATATGAACTGTTAAATACAACAATTCCGAACCCGCGATAGTAAAGTTATATTTTTCTGAGATATATTCTTTTATCTTTTTAGAACACTTATATGGTTCAGCATATCTATGTTCCAATGTTTCTAATAGATCATCGTCGTCTTCATCATCATAATGCTTACCTTGTAAGATTCTTTGTGCAAAGAATTTTAGATGAGTAATGAAACGATAATAATTAAGTGACTGCTCATCAAACTCGGTATGAAAATAATCTTTAACAATATCTTCGCACTCTTTGATTATTTTGGTAATCTCATATGCTTGATTCTGTTCTGAATTATCCTCACTTTCTGCATTAACAAAATGAATAGCGATAAAAGCAGCTTCATCATCAGCTAAATTAACTTTCTGAGATTCGTTGATTACCTCAACCGCTTTACTACCAACTGAAAATTCATCCGGATAGAAACGTGCTATGTCCCACTTCAATGGATTACTCAAGAATATTCCATCACGGGCACGCTTCACAGCCATATGAATATGATCTGTTAAATTAACATAAACAATCTCATTTAGCCTTTTACCAAGTTTCATCTTGGCAAGATTGATAATTCTTTCAGCAATTTCAATTTGATCCATTGGTACATCAATGACCAAATCGGTAAACTTATTCATTACTTCTTTATTCTTGAGAAATAAAGTTTTTTCTACTTTTGAAATCTCAACTGAGTCACCAGTTTTTTTCCCAAAGGCTATTCCTGGACCCATTACAAGAACATCAACGCCATCATGATTCTCTGCAATCGCTGCATTATTATTAAGTGTGCGTTTGATCTTCAAGTGGTCACCCCTATTCAAAAAAATAACTTAATAATCTCAAATATTTAGGAAATAAGTCATGCTCAATTAGTAAATCGATAACACCTTATTTATAATACCTATTATTTTATATTGCTAATGCTTACTAAATGTATTACACGCAATACTGAAAGTTATTGTAGTTATTAATGTATGCGTTGTCAACTAGAAAAATAATGGACCCATATCAAAAACAAATTTTATTTGCACTAAAAACTGGTTTATGGTAGATTGCAAATTTAATCCGAATTTTTGGACAAATTTGTCAGCATAACCCGATAAGGTGTTTGCCAGTCAAGTATTTTAAGTGGCCTCTGATTAATTTCGAGTAAGGTGGTTTTCAAGCCTTGAGCACTAATGTGCTCAAAATAAGTCCCTTTAGGATAAAAATAACGTAAATTCCGATTAAAGCGTTCATTACTACCACGTTCAGCTGGCGTATAAGCATGGCAGTAATAGGTCTTAATACCATATTGTGATTCAAGTGATACTAGCCCACTAAACTCAGTGCCACGGTCCACAGTAAAGCTGTGCACCGGACCATTATTAGGAACTTAGTTAGTGCTTCATTAACAGTCGCTGTCGTCCGATCTTTTAACCGGTATGCCCAAAGGAACCGTGATTTGCGATCGATTAAAGTTAATAAAACTGCCTTACTATGCCCACGAGGACCAACGACTGTATCTAGTTCAAAATCGCCGATGCGATTACGTTGATTAATCATCATGGGACGCTGTTCAATTGATCGCCCCAAAGATTGATTATATTTGGATCGTTGGTCAACGTTACGCCGTTGGCGTACGCCATGTTCAGGTAGATCATTCAAGGAGAAACCAATTCTCCCCTGATTTAGCCAATTATAAATAGATTTAGTAGCTAGTTTAAATTCGTGAGCAATCATTCCTGGTGACCAGCTTAGACGTAAATGGTTGAGAATTTTTTGCTTTAACTCATCGCTCAGCTTAGTTTTCCGACCACATCGTGATCGCTTGTATTCGGCATCTGTTTGTGCTAATTCAGCCTGATAAGGTTGACATCGAGATAATTCATAAGAAATTGTTGACGGTGATCGGTTCAGCCGAACGCCCATTTGGATATTGGACAGCCCTAGTTCACAAAAGGTTTCGATTTTAATTCGTTCGGAATAGGTTATACTAGACAAAAGATCAGCTCCTAAAAGATGGGTTTTGTGGTAAACACCATTTTAAAGGAAGCTGATCTTTTTTGTCCGAACAGCGTTCGGATTAATTTTACAATCTACCATGAAATATTATTCAGATGAATTTAAAAACAACATCGTTAAGCTTTATCACAATGAAAATCGTTCAAAGAAATCCTTAGCCAATGAATATGGGGTTCATCCAACCACCATCAGTCATTGGATCAAGCGGGCCAAATTAGTTGAACTACCTGACGGTGGCGTAACGAGTGTTGAAGCCCTCAAGCAACTACAGAAAGAAAACCAGCAGTTAAAAGAAGAAAATGAAATTTTAAAAGCAGCGGCGGTGTTACTGGGAAGGCATTAGGCAAAGTTAAAGCCATAGACTTTATCAACGAACAATTATGTAAACACCGCCTCTGGATAATCTTGAAAGCCTTAGGGCTTTCTAAAAGTACGTATTATCATTGGAAACACTATCAGACAAGTCGTCATGATAAACAAGATACGATTTTAAAAAGCTAGATCTTTGAAATTTGGAAAAATAATTATAAAGCCTATGGGTACCCTCGGATCACAATTGCCATGAGAAGACTTGGTGTAGTCATTGGCCCCAATCGTGTCTACCGATTAATGCAGGAGTTAGGCATTCGATCACTAATGGGGCGGCGTTTTAAGAAGCCAGGCACTCATGTAGATTATTCTCAACGGCCTAACTTGATTAAGAACCATCCAATCGGAACTATTTGGCGTGCTGACATAACCTACCTAGAACTAAGACCAGGCACTTGGGTTTATCTAAGTACCATCTTTGACCAAGCTAGTAAGCAAATCATCGCTTTCAACATTGGCAGGGAGATGGCATCGAAACTGATTATTAAGACATTGTTGCAAGCCTTGAGCAGGGCTTCTAAGCCAACCTTTTTGCACTCTGATATGGGTTCACAATACACCAGTATTGCTTATGAAGGCCTGTTAAAGCGGCACCTGATTAGGCATTCATATTCCAAACAAGGTTATCCATATGATAACGGTCCGCTCGAAGCTTTCCATTCGCTACTTAAACGAGAATTTATTTTTCAAACACGTTTTACTAGTTTTGAGGACTTAGTCCTCAGAGTTGAAAATTACATTAACTGGTATAACACCGAAAGAATTAGGATAAACGGCTAATTTTTTTAGTACCAAAACTTGACGTAGGAGCACTTTTTAACAAAAGCAGATCCCGCCATACCTGTAGCACCAATAACAAATACTTTCATAGCTAATACCTCCTAATATCTTATTTAGTGTCTATGATGTTACTACAAAAATAACACTTTTTACAATATTTAAAAACATCAACAAAATCTTGGAGGCATTAGAATCTTGTTCAAGTGTGCCTAAATTCGGCAATAAAGAGTGTAAAAAGTCAAAATTGTAAATTTTAATTATTTTGAAAATAAAGGTTATGACCATAAAGCTTGACTTGGAGTCCAGTCTAAGGAATAGACTGAAGTTGGATATGAGGAAGTAGTAGTTATATCTTAATTATTAATTTCAAGGAGGAGTAGTTGTGAAAATTTTAATTCTAGGTGCTGCAGGACAGATTGGACAAATGGTAACTAACAATATAATAAGTCAAACAGATTATGATTTGGTGCTTTACGGTCGAAACGTTTCAAATAGATTAGCTGATAAGGCGGATGAACGTGTGGCGTTTGTCGATGGGGACTTTGAAGAATTTGATAAAATCAAGGCTGCTCTTGCAGGAGTAGATGCTGTTTATTTAAGCTATGTAGCAGGAGATGACTTAATCAGTAAACTTGTTAAGTTGCTTGAGGAAAGCGGGAAGCCTCGATTCATTGCTGCAAATATTCCAGATATTTACCAGGAAGTTACAGGCCCGTTTCAAAAATGGTATCGAAAAAATACCGGTGAAACATGGAAACTTCCTATGCACAAGGCGGCTGAAATTATTGAAGAAAGTGATTTAGATTATATTATCTTACGAATCACGTGGTTATACAACCAGGATGGAAACAAAAATGTTCACATTACAACTAAGGGTGAGCCATTCGTTGAAGCCCAAGTAACACGCCAAGCAGTGGCGCAAGTAGTTGTTGATCTATTAACTGGTAAACGTGATTATCATCGTGAAAGTTTAGGTTTGGGTGAGCCTCATACTGATTTTAAGAAACCAAGTTTTTATTAAAAAGTTACAAGAAGAATAATTTTTTATTTGACTTGGAGTTCACTTCAAGGTGTTCAATTAACTTGTATAAAAAAAGAAGGAGTTGTTAATTATGGAATTTAAGAAACTTAATGATGGTAACAAAATACCAGTGCTCGGGTTTGGAGTTTTTCAAATTGCGGATTTAGAAGCAGCAGCACAAGCAGTCGTTGATGCTATTGATGTTGGGTATCGTTTGATCGATACAGCCGCTTCATATGGCAATGAAGAAGCAGTCGGAAAAGGTATCAAGCGTAGTGGAATCAAACGTGAGGACCTATTCGTTACAACAAAATTATGGGTTTCAGATACAGGGTATGAAGCAACAAAGAAAGCTTTTGAAACCTCACTACGTAAACTTCAATTAGATTATCTTGATTTGTATTTAATTCATCAACCATTCGGTGATGTTTATGGATCTTGGCGTGCAATGGAAGATCTGCAAAAAGAAGGCAAGATTAAGTCAATCGGTGTTTCAAATTTTCAACCAGATAGAATTATGGACTTGTCTTTATATAATGATGTTAAACCATCGGTTAACCAAATTGAAACAAATCCTTGGATGCAACAAAAAGAAGCTGTTTCTTTTCTTCACGAAAATAATATTCAACCTGAAGCATGGGCACCATTCGCTGAAGGAAAGCATGACATCTTTAATAATGAGACTTTAATTGCAATAGGCCAAAAATATAATAAATCAGTCGGTCAGGTTATTTTACGCTGGTTGACTCAACGTGGCGTGGTTGCACTTGCTAAGTCCGTTCATAAAAATAGAATGGCAGAAAATTTTAACAGCCTTGATTTCAAATTAACAGATGATGAAATGAAAAAAATTGCAGCACTTGACAAAAATGAGAGTCAATTCTTTGATCATCGTGATCCTGCTGCCGTTAAGAGAATTCATGGTTTGGTTAGACATGTAGATTAAGCTTAATTGTCTATCGTGTTGACTGTACTAAAAGGAGAAATAGATGACACAGAATAGTGACTTGAGAAATGGTGTCATTTTTCCATTAGGTGATAAGAATGACACTTATCAGAAGTTTTTTGTTGGGCAAAGTTATTTAAAGAGCCTCGTCAATGATCCCCAAGTGAATGTTTCAGTTGGGGTTGTGACTTTCGAGCCCGGTTGCCGTAATAATTGGCATATACATCATGCTGGTTTCCAAATCTTACTGGTTACTGGTGGAGAAGGTTGGTACCAAGAAATTGGGCAAAAGCCACGTTTGTTAAAAAAGGGTGATATTGTTGTGACTCATGACGGCGTTAAACATTGGCATGGGGCCACCCAAGACAGCTGGTTCGCTCATATAGCAATCACCGCTGGTAAACCTGAATGGCTAGAACCTGTTTCAGATGCAGATTATGCAAATTTGGAGGAAAAATAAATGGTAGAAAAGCAAACAGCTGGACGTGATCGTCTTGGAGATTTTGCGCCTAAATTTGCTGAGTTAAATGATGATGTTTTATTTGGAGAAGTTTGGTCGAGAGAAAAACTTCTTTCCGCGCGTGATCGAAGTTTAATAACAGTTGCGAGTTTAATGTCGCAAGGTCTTTTTCCTCAACTAAAAAGTCACATGCTTCTCGCTAAGAAAAACGGTGTAACGAAAAAAGAGATAATTGAGATTATTACTCAACTGGCTTTCTATGCAGGTTGGCCTAAGGCATGGTCTGCTTTTAGTCTAGCGAAAGAAATTTGGAATTAATATTTTAATAGTTTGGAAAGAAGGTTCCTTTATGTCAAAAGTTATTGTGATTACAGGCGCTTCTTCTGGAATCGGCGAAGCAACGGCTAAGTTGTTAGCTTCAAAGGGAAATAAAGTAGTCCTTGGGGCACGTCGGGAAGAACGCTTGCAAAAAATTGTTAAGGATATTGGACAATCGGGGGACAAGCAACTTACTTGGCAACCGATGTCAGTGAACTTGAACAGGTTAAAGCTTTAGCCCAAAAAGCTATCGACACTTATGGTCGGTTGGATGTTTGGATGAATAATGCGGGATTAATGCCACATTCTGAATTTATTAAAGGGCGGGTTGAAGATTGGAATCGGATGATTGATATCAACTTACGCGGCGTCCTCTATGGAATAAATGCGGCTCTTCCGCAGATGCGCAAACAACAATCAGGCCAGTTTATCAATATAGCTTCCGTTGCAGCACATGCAGTTCATTCTGGTGGTGGTGTGTATAGTGCAACTAAAGCTGGCGTTTGGATGATTAGTGAAGCCTTACGTCAGGAAGAAGTTGCTGCAAAGAGCCATGTTCGAGTGACTGTTGTTTCACCAGGTGCTGTATCGACTGAATTAGTTGATCATGTAACTGACCCAGATACTAAAAAGGCAATGGAAAATTTTTATGCCAGTGTATCGATGCCTTCAGAACGTGTAGCGCAAGCAATTTCATTAGCTGTTGATTTACCAGAAGACTCTGATATAAATGAAATTGTTATGAGACCATTAAACCAGCAAGGTTAGTGTGTAAGAATAAAATTTATTTTTTTATTTTGCAATTTCTTAAATGGCTAAACTCTAGCATTGAGTTTAGCTTTTTTAATAATATTAATTGACAGTGGAGGTAGATTTTGAAAATAAATGTATTTTTGAACTCAAGTCAAAACACTAATGGTGAAACTGCTAAACTGGCCCAAAAATTCTTTGATGGAGAACCATATCAGACCTATAATTTAATTGATTATCATATTGATCAATTGGGTCAGGTGACTAATCAAGACCAATTTACTGAATTAGCTTTACAATTAAAAAAAGTCGATATAATTGCAATTGGAACGCCTATTTATTGGAATGATATGACAGGTTCATTAAAGACTTGGCTCGATAGACACCGCTTAGTAAGCGATATCTATCGAGATAAAAAGACGGTTATTTTAGCGCAAGGAAGTAATCCTGATAATTCGGAAGTATTTAGATCAATCAATCATGTTTTTGAAACTTTTACTAATAGATTTTCAATGCGCTACTGTGGTATTGTTACTCCTACAAAAGTAGCAAACAAAAATATAACTACCATATAATATATAGTTTATGTATTTGCAAAGAGAATGATAATAATGAATATTAAAAAAGCTAGTGAATTAACTGGAGTAAGTTCAGATACAATCAGATACTACGAAAAAATTGGATTGATACCACATATCGATAGGACCTCTTCGGGAATAAGGGATATTGGTACACGTATTATCGGTAGAATTAATTTTATTAAACAAATGCGTTCAGCAGGTATGTCTATTGAGAATCTTTCTAAATATATGAATTTAGTTGATTCGGCTGAAGGAAGCATTGCAGAACAAAAACAATTGTTGAAAGAGCAGTTAGAAGTAATGGAAGAACGAAAAGATGACCTACAAGCTGCTATTGACCATTTGCATTGGAAATTAGAGCATTATGAAGATCACATGGCTAAGTCTGAAGCAGAATTACGCAAACTTGAAAAAGAGCATAAAGATCAACCAAACAAATTAGTTCGAAATAAAAAATATACAAATTAAATTATATTTGTAACTCGCATGCTGTGGTGTAAATTTTTAAAATTATTTAGGTAATAATTGATTTTCATTACACCAAGTCGGGATAAGAGGGTGGATTGAAAGTTAGCTTTTAGTCCACTCTCTATTGCTATGAACTTCTAAAATGTTTTTTTATGTTTGAAGGAGGGGTGGTTATTTTAGTATATTTTGGATAAAACTTTCCTCTTAGCTATTTCAAAAATAATTGAAACATTTAAACAGTTTATCAGAATGAAATATTACTACCACAAGAAAGAAGATCTTGTTTTTGAAGAGAAAATCTTATCGTGAGCCTTTGTGGACAAGAAACTTTGTTCTACTTTTAATTACTGCTATTTTTATGTATATTACAACATTTATGTTTATACCAACTCTTCCTCTGTTCGCTCGCAATCTTGGTGTTACTGATCCTTCAGTCGGTGGAATTATTATTTTAGTATATACCATAAGTTGTCTGGCTTCGCGTGCAATATGGGGGGATACAGCTGACCACTGGGAACGTAAACCTGTTTATCTCGTGGGCGTTATTATAATGGCAACAGCGGCTCCTTTCTTTGGACTTGTTTCATCTTTGGGGGGATTTTAATCATTCGAGCGTTGCAGGGGATAGGGTTCAGTGCATCTTCTACTTCTGGGAGTGCCATAGCTGCAGACTTAGTACCTGCTTCGCGGCTAACCGAGGGTATAGGTTACTATACTTTGGCTAATACTATTGGTATAGCACTTGGCCCCGGCCTGGGACTGAATATGTTTCAGCGTGGTTCTTGGTGGCTATTTGGAGCAGGAACGTTAATAGGAATTATTAGTTTAGTAACAAGTTTATCATTAAATTATGAAAGAAAGCAATCTTCGGTAAAAAAAGTTCCTCTGTTTCTCAGACCGCCCCACATGCTAAAGCAAATTCCAAACTAGATATGTTATTTGAAAAAAGTGTTATGCCTACTTGTTTAGTGATTCTATTCACTATTATGCCTTATGGGGCTATTATGGCATATATCGCCAGTTACGGTATCAATCAAGGAATTGAAAACATTGGTCTATACTTTTCAATGTATGCTTTATCTTTGTTTGTAGTACGGCTGGGAGTTGGACGGTTATCAGATCGTTATGGGATAACTGCTATAATTATTCCTGGTATTGTGCTGATGTTCTGTGGCCTAATTGTTTTAGGTTGGGCATCTAATTTAACTATTTTCTTGATATCAGCGATTTTATTTGGACTTGGTTTTGGTGTGGTTTTTCCTCTATTACAAGCAACAGGCTATGTATTTAGTTCTGATTGGATTTTAAATCGCTGATAGGGGTCTAATTTTGCGACGAATTTTTGCTGATTAGCCAAAATTTCAGCATTTAGTTCAATGGTTGATAATGTCCGATATTTGCTTTTCGGTATTGATCGTCTTTATCTTGTTGCTCTTTTAACTGCTTTTGGATTTTTTCAATCTGGCTGGTTTTAATAGTCGGATCGGCTTTGCATTCTCCCAGAAAGATTTGTTTAGTTCCGTCATGCTTTAAGACCCGTTGCAAGTTATGATTTTCTAGCTGATCTAAGCTAAGCTGCCCCGACAAATAAGCTAACCCTAATTGATGTTCTTGGGTACTGAAAACCTTCGGCGGGTTTTCTTGCCACTGTTCCAGTGTTTCAACCTTGCATGGCTTTAAAGTTGGATCATAGTACATCACGGCGGTATAAGCCTGTTCTTGTCTAACTAGTGAAAGATCATCTAAATCACCATTTGGAAAGGCTCTTTTCAATACTTCATGGTATTGCGTTTGAATGACTTGCTTAACGGCCATGATTGTCCGTAGGTCTTTGACTGCCCTCGTAATCTTTTGTTGTTCTGCTGGTGAATACTTTTCTAGCAGTCCTTGATCGACGTTTTCTAGACTTTCTAAGCTATCAGAGTGGATCATCAGCGTATATTTCAGATCGATTTTGGCTTCTTTTTCTTGTTGCATTAATAACTTAAAACTAACGTATGGCCGCTTAGTAAAGGTCAATAATTGTTGGGTCAACAAATCATCACGAATGTTCATTAAACGTTCGTTTAATTCACTACCCTTGAAGACTGTTTGCTCGCTATCGGTTTCCTTAATTAATTCTCGTCTTTCCGCTTGCGTGGTCTGTGCAAAATTAAGCTCTGGATAAAGTTTTTTCGTAGTGCGATCGACCACTTTATTTAAGAGTTCGTCTGCTTTTTTGAGTGAGCTTTCTTGTTGGTTAATTGTCAACAATTGCTTAGTTACATCTTCACCAACTGCATGTTTAATTAAGGTACTATTCTTCCAATTAAATAGCATGCGTCGTTTATCATCTAAACTCTCCAAACTGATATAAGTTTTCAGTTCATGGCTTAACTCTTTAACTATCCGTTTTTCATTAAACGAGAAGTGTTTACTTAGGCTATACCTTAACGGAAAACAACCAGGTCATAGTCAGCTTTTTAGGCCGTCAGTCCAAAGCCGACGGTGTCTTTAACCCGACTCTGCATGCCTACTTTAATCTGGGCCAGTCCGATGATATCTTGGATCACAGTCTCTTGATCAACAGCCAAAAGCACCTGCAGTTGAATGCTGCCAAGATTCCGACCGGGCGCTTAGTTGATAACCAGGGTCCCTTTGACCTGGCCCAACACCCGAACTTAAAAGCACCCTTAGCCCGGTTAAAAAAGACCAGTAAAGAACAGGGCTTTGACGATGTCTTTGTGATTAATTGTCCCCACACCGGACCGATTGCCAGACTGAAAGATCTAAACAGCAATTACGAACTGACGATCACTTCCGACCGGAATGCTTTAGTCGTCTATACGGCCAACCAAATCGATCCCAGCCTGCATTTGAACCATTCGGCTAAGCCTTGGTCGGCTGTGGCCCTAGAAGCCCAGACTCTCCCCAACAGCGAGAAGCTAACCTCTTTAGGCGATGTAACTTTGCTTAAAGACAGTTATCGAAAGGAAAGCATTAGCTACCAGTTTCTAAGGGGATAAAACTGGAAGGGGATTGTATCAATTAACGATATATTTCGGTTTTTCGCCATTTAACACTGATACCACATTTTTGGCGACGACTTCAGCCATTGCGTTACGGGCTTCGATGGTTGCATTGCCGATATGGGGAGTTAGAATAACATTTTTCATCTTTTTAAATTGATCATCAACTTCTGGTTCATGTTCATAAACATCTAAAGCAGCTCCAGCAAGCTGCTTTTCTTTTAGAGATTTCAGCAATGCATTTTCGTCTATTAACGGTCCACGAGCAGCGTTAATTAGGAAAGAAGTTTTTTTCATAGTTGCAAATTCTTTAGCACCCAACAAGTGATGGGTATTTTTCGTTAGTGGCAAATGCAAGCTAATTACATCGCTTTGTTTAATTAATTCGTCTTTTTCCAAGAAAGCAGCATGAAGTTCTTTTTCCTCATCTTCTTTTAAGTGATGCCTTTGTGTGTAAACAATTTTCATATCAAAGGCCTGCATACGTTTGGCCAAAGCCTTGCCAATCTGACCCATGCCGATGATCCCTAATGTTTTTTTAGATAGTTCATGGCCTAAAAAGAATAAGGGACTCCAGCCATTGAATCCTTGATCGTGCATTAAATTATCTCCTTCAACCAAACGATGCGATAGGGAAATAATTAGTCCTGCTGTGACCTCGGCGACTGAAGTAGTCGAAACAAAAGGAGTGTTTGTAACAGATATTTCTTTTTCTCGAGCACTATTTATGTCAATGTTATTAAATCCGGCTCCAAAGTTTGCGATTAATTTTAATTTTGGAGCTGCATTTATTGCGTCTTCATCAACATCCGTCGATAGAGAGGTAATTAAAAAATCTTTATCTTTGACTTTATCAAGTAATTCCTTCTTTGTAATTAATTTATCACCCTTAAAAATTTCGACATTTAGGCCGGCTTGTTGAAGTATACTATTTGCAACTTGAGGAAGCTCCGCTGTGATGAGAACATTTTTCATAAGATTAATCCTCTTTAGCTGGATTTATAAAAATTGAATTATAAATCCAATAATTGATATTTCAGATGCGTTTTAAATTGGAAACGGTTTTTTCATCTTTAACGTTTCCGGTATTTAATGTTGTTGCTGGTTCGAATAACAAAACCTCCGCTACTCCATTTGCGACGGGCATATGCTCAACGCCTTTAGGAACAATAAAGAATTCGCCTTCTTTTAGTTCATATTGTTTTTCCTGATCGTTTTCCTTGAGATGGATTGTAACTGAACCTTTAATAATCAAGAAAAATTCATCTTCGTTATCGTGATGATGCCAGACAAATTGATCGTGAAACTTTGCTAATTTGATTTGGTATTTTCCTAGATCGCCAACGATTTTGGGTGACCAATAATCGTTGAATTGTTTGAATTTATCTTCTAGATTAACTTTTTCCATAATCAAACCTTCTTAAATATATTTTTTTGTTGCCTGTCTAATATAATAGACAGTATGAAAGTTTCTTTCAATGAAATCCATTATCTTAAATGATTATCGTTTAAATAGTAAATATATTGTACGGAGGGAATAATTTGCAGGTTAATCAGCTTGGAAAAACTTTATTAAACTATCGTCAACAAAATAAATTAACAATTCGAGAATTGGCCGTTCAGTCGGGAATAAGTGCCTCTTTGATTAGTCAAATTGAACGCGGACGGGCAAATCCATCATTATCCGTTCTAACGATTATTGCCAATACCTTAAATGTACCTTTATATACACTTTTTATTAACGATGTCGATACTGACAGTTTGATATCACGGAAAAAAGATCGCAAGATAATTTATCGGCAGGATAGTGCCCATACCGTTCAGGATATTTTGACTCCTGATTTTATGAGGACTCATATCAAACTCTTGATGATGGATCTAAAACCTCATTCTGTGACTACCAAGTCTTATTATGTTCATGAAGATAAAGAGGAATTGGCAGTCG of the Oenococcus sp. UCMA 16435 genome contains:
- a CDS encoding PRD domain-containing protein; translated protein: MKIKRTLNNNAAIAENHDGVDVLVMGPGIAFGKKTGDSVEISKVEKTLFLKNKEVMNKFTDLVIDVPMDQIEIAERIINLAKMKLGKRLNEIVYVNLTDHIHMAVKRARDGIFLSNPLKWDIARFYPDEFSVGSKAVEVINESQKVNLADDEAAFIAIHFVNAESEDNSEQNQAYEITKIIKECEDIVKDYFHTEFDEQSLNYYRFITHLKFFAQRILQGKHYDDEDDDDLLETLEHRYAEPYKCSKKIKEYISEKYNFTIAGSELLYLTVHISRLVKNL
- a CDS encoding NAD(P)H-binding protein encodes the protein MKILILGAAGQIGQMVTNNIISQTDYDLVLYGRNVSNRLADKADERVAFVDGDFEEFDKIKAALAGVDAVYLSYVAGDDLISKLVKLLEESGKPRFIAANIPDIYQEVTGPFQKWYRKNTGETWKLPMHKAAEIIEESDLDYIILRITWLYNQDGNKNVHITTKGEPFVEAQVTRQAVAQVVVDLLTGKRDYHRESLGLGEPHTDFKKPSFY
- a CDS encoding aldo/keto reductase, with the translated sequence MEFKKLNDGNKIPVLGFGVFQIADLEAAAQAVVDAIDVGYRLIDTAASYGNEEAVGKGIKRSGIKREDLFVTTKLWVSDTGYEATKKAFETSLRKLQLDYLDLYLIHQPFGDVYGSWRAMEDLQKEGKIKSIGVSNFQPDRIMDLSLYNDVKPSVNQIETNPWMQQKEAVSFLHENNIQPEAWAPFAEGKHDIFNNETLIAIGQKYNKSVGQVILRWLTQRGVVALAKSVHKNRMAENFNSLDFKLTDDEMKKIAALDKNESQFFDHRDPAAVKRIHGLVRHVD
- a CDS encoding cupin domain-containing protein; this encodes MTQNSDLRNGVIFPLGDKNDTYQKFFVGQSYLKSLVNDPQVNVSVGVVTFEPGCRNNWHIHHAGFQILLVTGGEGWYQEIGQKPRLLKKGDIVVTHDGVKHWHGATQDSWFAHIAITAGKPEWLEPVSDADYANLEEK
- a CDS encoding carboxymuconolactone decarboxylase family protein, with product MVEKQTAGRDRLGDFAPKFAELNDDVLFGEVWSREKLLSARDRSLITVASLMSQGLFPQLKSHMLLAKKNGVTKKEIIEIITQLAFYAGWPKAWSAFSLAKEIWN
- a CDS encoding flavodoxin family protein, translated to MKINVFLNSSQNTNGETAKLAQKFFDGEPYQTYNLIDYHIDQLGQVTNQDQFTELALQLKKVDIIAIGTPIYWNDMTGSLKTWLDRHRLVSDIYRDKKTVILAQGSNPDNSEVFRSINHVFETFTNRFSMRYCGIVTPTKVANKNITTI
- a CDS encoding MerR family transcriptional regulator, coding for MNIKKASELTGVSSDTIRYYEKIGLIPHIDRTSSGIRDIGTRIIGRINFIKQMRSAGMSIENLSKYMNLVDSAEGSIAEQKQLLKEQLEVMEERKDDLQAAIDHLHWKLEHYEDHMAKSEAELRKLEKEHKDQPNKLVRNKKYTN
- a CDS encoding NAD(P)-binding domain-containing protein, with the translated sequence MKNVLITAELPQVANSILQQAGLNVEIFKGDKLITKKELLDKVKDKDFLITSLSTDVDEDAINAAPKLKLIANFGAGFNNIDINSAREKEISVTNTPFVSTTSVAEVTAGLIISLSHRLVEGDNLMHDQGFNGWSPLFFLGHELSKKTLGIIGMGQIGKALAKRMQAFDMKIVYTQRHHLKEDEEKELHAAFLEKDELIKQSDVISLHLPLTKNTHHLLGAKEFATMKKTSFLINAARGPLIDENALLKSLKEKQLAGAALDVYEHEPEVDDQFKKMKNVILTPHIGNATIEARNAMAEVVAKNVVSVLNGEKPKYIVN
- a CDS encoding cupin domain-containing protein; the protein is MEKVNLEDKFKQFNDYWSPKIVGDLGKYQIKLAKFHDQFVWHHHDNEDEFFLIIKGSVTIHLKENDQEKQYELKEGEFFIVPKGVEHMPVANGVAEVLLFEPATTLNTGNVKDEKTVSNLKRI
- a CDS encoding helix-turn-helix domain-containing protein; translation: MYGGNNLQVNQLGKTLLNYRQQNKLTIRELAVQSGISASLISQIERGRANPSLSVLTIIANTLNVPLYTLFINDVDTDSLISRKKDRKIIYRQDSAHTVQDILTPDFMRTHIKLLMMDLKPHSVTTKSYYVHEDKEELAVVMSGTTQVEMNAKEYSLQEGDVVRIPPYVKHRFLNRSNSIAHVLFVLTPKI